The DNA window GAGAACTGCTGCAGGGCGACCTCGGCAAATCGGTCTCGAGCGGCCAGCCGGTCCTGTCGGATCTGGCCAACCGGCTGCCGGCGTCGCTGGAACTGACCCTCACCGCGCTCCTCATCTCCTGCGGGATCGCCATCCCGCTGGGGGTGCTGGCGGCAACGCGGCCGGGATCCCTCGTCGATCACGCCTGCCGCCTGCTGGTGACGGCCGGCGTCTCGCTGCCGACCTTCTTCACCGGCATCGTCCTGATCTACGTCTTCTATTATCTGACGGGACTGGCGCCCTCGCCGCTTGGACGGCTCGACTTCATGTATATCGAGCCTGACCATGTCACCGGCTTCTATCTCATCGACGCGGCGATCGCCGGCGACTGGGAGACGTGGCTCGCCGCCCTGAAACAGCTCATCCTGCCGGCATCAACGCTCGCCCTCTTCACAATGGCGCCGATCGCCCGCATGACAAGGGCCGCCATGCTTTCCGCCCTCTCGTCCGACTTCATACGCACGGCAAGGGCCGCGGGCCTGTCGGGGCGCAAGGTCCTCTTCACCTATGCCTTCCGGAACGCGCTGCTGCCGGTGATCACCACGCTCGGCATGGTCTTTTCCTTCACGCTCGGCGCCAACGTGCTGGTGGAAAAGGTCTTCGCCTGGCCGGG is part of the Hartmannibacter diazotrophicus genome and encodes:
- a CDS encoding ABC transporter permease; this translates as MGLFRNAIVIRIAQAIPVVVGVVVISFILTRALPGDPAVYFAGPAADDKSIAEVRANLGLDKPLPQQFFIYVGELLQGDLGKSVSSGQPVLSDLANRLPASLELTLTALLISCGIAIPLGVLAATRPGSLVDHACRLLVTAGVSLPTFFTGIVLIYVFYYLTGLAPSPLGRLDFMYIEPDHVTGFYLIDAAIAGDWETWLAALKQLILPASTLALFTMAPIARMTRAAMLSALSSDFIRTARAAGLSGRKVLFTYAFRNALLPVITTLGMVFSFTLGANVLVEKVFAWPGIGSYAVEALVVSDYAAVQGFVLAMAMLFVVLNLVIDIAYTLIDPRIGFNAK